Proteins co-encoded in one bacterium genomic window:
- a CDS encoding YciI family protein, translating to MSRFLLLLYQSPTRDGELSPEDIQRIIAKYTAWRDGLVQRNKMRGGEKLTDDGGRHVRVQGGAVTVTDGPYSEAHEVLGGFFVIDAVDYNEAVDIARTCPHLAEGQRIEVREVDAVNR from the coding sequence ATGTCACGGTTTCTGCTGCTTCTGTACCAATCGCCTACCCGGGACGGCGAGTTGTCGCCCGAAGACATCCAGCGGATCATCGCCAAGTACACGGCGTGGCGGGACGGCCTCGTCCAGCGCAACAAGATGCGGGGCGGGGAAAAACTCACGGATGACGGCGGCCGGCACGTGCGGGTCCAAGGCGGCGCGGTCACGGTCACCGACGGCCCGTACAGTGAAGCGCACGAGGTGCTCGGCGGGTTCTTCGTGATCGACGCGGTCGACTACAACGAGGCGGTTGACATCGCTCGGACGTGTCCCCACCTGGCCGAGGGGCAGCGGATTGAGGTGCGCGAAGTCGATGCCGTGAACCGGTGA
- the npdG gene encoding NADPH-dependent F420 reductase has protein sequence MAIAVIGGTGRQGLGLALRWAAAGIPIIIGSRSLDRAEAAAREVRAMVGKVAAVQAQENVDAARAAEIVVITVPAAAHAETVAAIAPAVAGKIIVDVTVPLEKNPSYAVQLPEGSAAEAAQRALGPEARVIGAFHTVPASLLADLGRPVDCDILVCGDDAQAKARVMELATALGSRGVDVGALRQTHTLERLTALLIGTGRKAHRHELGVRITGL, from the coding sequence GTGGCGATCGCGGTGATCGGGGGAACCGGACGGCAAGGCCTCGGGCTCGCGCTCCGGTGGGCCGCGGCCGGGATACCGATCATCATCGGTTCGCGGTCGCTCGACCGTGCCGAGGCGGCGGCGCGCGAGGTCCGTGCCATGGTCGGGAAGGTCGCCGCTGTCCAGGCTCAGGAGAACGTCGATGCGGCGCGCGCCGCGGAGATCGTCGTGATCACGGTGCCCGCCGCAGCCCACGCGGAGACGGTCGCGGCCATCGCCCCCGCGGTCGCCGGCAAGATCATCGTCGACGTAACCGTGCCGCTCGAAAAGAATCCATCGTACGCCGTTCAGTTGCCCGAGGGGTCCGCGGCCGAGGCGGCACAGCGGGCGCTCGGTCCGGAGGCACGGGTCATTGGGGCGTTCCACACCGTTCCTGCGTCGCTGCTCGCGGATCTCGGCCGCCCGGTGGACTGCGACATCCTCGTCTGCGGCGACGACGCGCAGGCGAAGGCCCGGGTGATGGAGCTCGCGACTGCGTTGGGCTCCCGCGGGGTAGACGTTGGGGCGCTGCGCCAGACCCACACGCTCGAACGTCTGACCGCGCTCCTGATCGGGACCGGGCGCAAGGCCCACCGCCACGAACTGGGCGTTCGCATCACCGGGCTCTGA
- a CDS encoding pitrilysin family protein, which translates to MPDSIGATSPASRPPAAVPITPEVVVRRQLTGGAVALVRESRATSALTVRGYLPAGAIREPAGREGLALLTASLLTRGTALHTSESLALTLDSLGASLSVRADVEGVSFGVRCLSEDAGRMLDLLAEVLIRPTFPADETEKQRAKLITGIRESRHDTRAMADKAFRAAAFPLGHPYHRPLEGEEETVAALTRDQLADFHRRWYRPHGTVLAVVGDVEAAEAVARLEGAFAGWQAGPSVDASPVPPAGPAASVQRSTVAIPGKTQADIVLGVPGFSRTSPDYYPAMMADLILGRLGLMGRLGATLRDEEGLAYYVYSQAQAGFLAGPWAVRAGVNPKNVDRTIAGILREIGGLHREPVRGSELEDARDYLVGSLAIRLETDAGIGQALLEIELFELGLDYLLRYPSLIRSVTPEQIGAAAARYLRLDGYTVATAVPA; encoded by the coding sequence ATGCCTGATTCGATCGGTGCGACCAGCCCCGCCAGCCGTCCACCGGCCGCGGTGCCGATCACGCCCGAGGTCGTCGTGCGCCGCCAACTCACCGGGGGCGCTGTCGCGCTGGTGCGGGAAAGCCGCGCGACGTCCGCCCTCACGGTGCGGGGATACCTCCCGGCCGGCGCGATTCGCGAGCCAGCGGGGCGGGAGGGGTTGGCGCTGCTGACCGCATCGTTGCTCACCCGCGGTACCGCCTTGCACACGTCCGAGAGCCTCGCGTTGACGCTGGACTCGCTCGGGGCGAGTCTCAGTGTTCGCGCGGACGTCGAAGGCGTGTCGTTCGGCGTACGGTGTTTGTCCGAAGACGCCGGCCGGATGCTCGACTTGCTGGCCGAGGTGCTGATCCGGCCGACGTTCCCGGCGGACGAGACCGAGAAGCAGCGCGCCAAGCTCATCACCGGGATCCGGGAGTCGCGCCACGACACTCGCGCCATGGCGGACAAGGCGTTCCGCGCCGCGGCGTTCCCCCTCGGCCATCCCTATCACCGGCCTCTTGAGGGGGAGGAAGAGACCGTGGCTGCGCTCACCCGGGACCAGCTCGCGGATTTCCACCGGCGGTGGTACCGTCCGCACGGCACGGTCCTGGCCGTAGTCGGCGATGTCGAGGCCGCCGAGGCGGTGGCGCGGCTCGAGGGGGCGTTTGCCGGATGGCAGGCCGGGCCGTCAGTCGATGCTTCGCCGGTGCCGCCGGCCGGCCCCGCGGCGTCGGTGCAGCGCAGTACGGTCGCCATCCCGGGCAAGACCCAGGCCGATATCGTGCTCGGCGTGCCGGGGTTCAGCCGAACAAGTCCAGACTACTACCCGGCGATGATGGCCGATCTGATCCTCGGACGTCTCGGCCTCATGGGCCGGCTCGGCGCGACCCTTCGAGACGAGGAAGGGCTCGCGTACTACGTCTACAGCCAGGCCCAGGCTGGGTTTCTGGCCGGACCCTGGGCCGTCCGCGCGGGCGTGAACCCGAAGAACGTTGACCGCACGATCGCCGGGATTCTCCGTGAGATCGGGGGCCTCCACCGCGAACCGGTTCGCGGCAGCGAGCTCGAGGACGCGCGAGACTATCTCGTCGGTTCGCTCGCGATCCGGCTGGAGACGGACGCCGGGATCGGGCAGGCGCTCCTCGAGATCGAGCTGTTCGAGCTAGGCCTGGACTACCTGCTGCGGTATCCGTCCCTGATCCGGTCGGTGACGCCCGAACAGATCGGTGCGGCGGCCGCGCGGTATCTGCGGCTCGACGGGTACACGGTCGCGACCGCGGTCCCAGCGTAG
- the cofE gene encoding coenzyme F420-0:L-glutamate ligase, whose product MTASATLTVIEGIPDVLPGASLPDLLVDVLRTHGPVPEDGDVLVIAQKVVSKAEGSIVDLADITPGEEATRLAREGGKDPRLIEVILRESKQVVRVHGGVLITEHRLGFICANAGVDHSNVGIGPEVVSLLPRDPDASARAIREAVRGAFGASVAVVINDSHGRPHREGAVGVCIGAAGLEPLLSLVGRPDRYGYTMRTSVEAVADELAGAATLLQGQCDEGTPVVLIRGAPVPRGDGGAATLLRDPSRDLFR is encoded by the coding sequence GTGACCGCCTCCGCGACGCTCACGGTGATCGAGGGCATTCCCGACGTGCTCCCCGGCGCGTCGCTGCCGGACCTGCTGGTCGATGTGCTGCGAACGCACGGTCCCGTGCCGGAAGACGGCGACGTTCTGGTGATCGCGCAGAAGGTCGTCAGCAAGGCGGAAGGCAGCATCGTCGATCTGGCGGACATCACGCCCGGGGAGGAGGCGACGCGCCTGGCCCGGGAGGGCGGAAAGGATCCGCGCCTGATCGAGGTGATCCTCCGGGAGTCGAAGCAGGTGGTGCGGGTGCACGGCGGCGTGCTCATCACCGAGCACCGGCTCGGGTTCATCTGCGCCAACGCCGGCGTGGACCACAGCAACGTCGGGATCGGGCCGGAGGTCGTGAGCCTGCTGCCTCGCGATCCGGACGCGTCGGCGAGGGCGATCCGCGAGGCCGTGCGCGGCGCGTTCGGTGCGTCGGTGGCCGTCGTGATCAACGACAGCCACGGCCGTCCGCACCGCGAGGGGGCGGTCGGCGTCTGCATCGGCGCGGCGGGGCTCGAGCCGCTCCTCAGCCTTGTCGGGCGGCCGGACCGGTACGGCTACACCATGCGCACATCGGTCGAGGCGGTGGCGGACGAACTGGCGGGTGCGGCCACCTTGCTGCAGGGGCAGTGCGACGAAGGGACCCCCGTCGTGTTGATCCGGGGGGCGCCCGTGCCGCGGGGCGACGGCGGGGCGGCGACGCTACTTCGCGATCCATCTCGCGATTTGTTCCGCTAG
- a CDS encoding VOC family protein: MANPFVHVELNTTDVAKAKAFYGELFAWKLEDVDMAGAGYTMITVGEGTGGGIMKHPVPGAPSAWLAYVQVDDIGAATQKAKSLGATVMKDVTEVMGAGWFSVILDPTGAALGLWKPK, translated from the coding sequence ATGGCAAACCCGTTCGTGCACGTCGAACTGAACACCACCGATGTCGCCAAAGCGAAGGCGTTTTACGGGGAGCTATTCGCGTGGAAGCTGGAAGACGTCGACATGGCGGGCGCGGGGTACACGATGATCACTGTGGGCGAGGGCACCGGCGGTGGAATCATGAAACACCCCGTTCCCGGCGCGCCTTCGGCATGGCTGGCCTATGTGCAGGTGGACGACATCGGCGCGGCGACACAGAAGGCCAAATCACTCGGCGCCACGGTCATGAAAGACGTCACGGAAGTGATGGGCGCCGGTTGGTTCAGCGTGATCCTCGACCCCACCGGCGCGGCGCTCGGTCTCTGGAAGCCCAAGTAG
- a CDS encoding DUF6596 domain-containing protein, whose protein sequence is MDGRPESINQLVDHLFRHEVGRLVSRLVRVFGAHRFDLAEDAVQFAMMQALRLWAFKGIPDVPQAWLMRVARNRVLDVLKSERKLHLFADEADVWADAGVLEPRTTAVDDLDRSAGEMVDDRLSLIFACCHPALPRSASIALTLKVVCGFGVEEIARAFLSTGVAVAQRLVRAKRLIRERGIRFEVPSPEHVSERLDVVLEVLYLFFTEGYAATTGDRLIKDDLCAEAIWLATLLAGHAVTAQPQCHALLALMLFQAARLPARTDAAGDLLLLADQDRGLWDRSMIDRGLRHLGRAARGDTLTVYHLQAEIAAIHATTEQFTTTNWEQILSLYDLLRERQPTLVVLINRAVAVAQVHGPAAGLDALKMIPAEGQLARYPFLHLAEGEFHRRLGHPNEAALCFLRALDFAGTEPERRFIRRKLATVQTGSVEGQPLAVDFGPRPPS, encoded by the coding sequence ATGGACGGGCGCCCCGAGAGCATCAACCAGCTGGTCGACCACCTGTTCCGCCATGAGGTGGGGCGGCTGGTGTCCCGGCTTGTACGAGTGTTCGGTGCACACCGCTTCGACCTGGCCGAAGACGCGGTGCAGTTCGCGATGATGCAGGCGCTTCGGCTGTGGGCGTTCAAGGGCATCCCGGACGTTCCGCAGGCCTGGCTCATGCGGGTGGCTCGCAATCGCGTGCTGGACGTCTTGAAGAGCGAGCGGAAGCTGCACTTGTTCGCGGACGAGGCGGACGTGTGGGCGGACGCGGGCGTCCTGGAGCCCCGGACGACGGCGGTCGACGACCTTGACCGGTCCGCCGGCGAGATGGTGGACGACCGGCTGTCGCTCATCTTTGCCTGCTGTCATCCCGCGCTCCCGCGTTCCGCAAGCATCGCGCTGACGCTGAAGGTCGTGTGCGGCTTCGGCGTCGAGGAGATCGCCCGCGCATTCCTGTCGACCGGGGTCGCGGTGGCTCAGCGGCTCGTGCGCGCCAAACGCCTGATTCGCGAACGCGGGATTCGCTTCGAGGTCCCGAGTCCCGAGCACGTCTCCGAGCGCTTGGACGTGGTGCTTGAGGTGCTGTATCTGTTTTTCACGGAAGGCTACGCCGCCACGACGGGCGATCGCCTCATCAAGGACGACCTGTGCGCGGAGGCCATCTGGCTGGCGACCCTGTTGGCCGGACACGCCGTCACCGCGCAGCCCCAATGTCACGCCCTCCTGGCGTTGATGTTGTTTCAGGCGGCTCGCCTTCCGGCCCGGACCGATGCGGCGGGCGACCTGCTGCTCCTGGCAGACCAGGACCGCGGTCTGTGGGACCGGTCGATGATCGATCGGGGCTTGCGCCATCTCGGACGGGCTGCACGAGGGGACACCCTCACGGTCTACCACCTGCAGGCTGAAATCGCCGCGATCCACGCCACGACGGAGCAGTTTACCACGACGAACTGGGAGCAGATTCTGTCCCTCTACGATCTCCTGCGGGAGCGGCAGCCGACGCTCGTCGTGCTGATCAATCGGGCGGTCGCCGTTGCGCAGGTCCACGGCCCTGCCGCGGGGCTCGACGCCCTGAAGATGATTCCGGCGGAGGGCCAACTCGCGCGATACCCGTTTCTGCACCTCGCGGAGGGCGAGTTCCATCGTCGGCTGGGACACCCCAACGAGGCGGCGCTGTGTTTCCTGCGCGCGCTGGATTTTGCCGGAACCGAGCCCGAGCGGCGTTTCATCCGTCGAAAGCTGGCCACCGTGCAAACCGGCTCCGTCGAGGGTCAACCCCTCGCTGTCGATTTTGGGCCGCGACCGCCGTCTTAA